The Klebsiella sp. RHBSTW-00484 genome includes a window with the following:
- a CDS encoding shikimate kinase, producing MNTLFLIGPGGVGKSTVGALLAQALGYRLIDLDSQFCEQILNIREYIQRDGYESYVRENAALCARLLAENPDEKRVVVLSSGFLATDVCPEIVASNRQLVRQAGYSILLLPSEDIDIATRIVVERQLARGFGLAREKEEAKFRQRFKEYRGLADCWVISSEKPERVAERVREKVVAGCTGLQIISDRVGRARR from the coding sequence ATGAATACGCTGTTTCTGATTGGCCCCGGCGGGGTAGGAAAAAGCACAGTTGGGGCGCTTTTGGCACAGGCGTTGGGTTATCGGCTTATCGATCTTGATAGTCAGTTTTGCGAGCAGATTTTAAATATCCGCGAATATATTCAGCGTGATGGGTACGAAAGCTATGTGCGTGAGAACGCCGCGCTATGCGCTCGCCTGTTAGCGGAGAATCCGGATGAAAAACGGGTCGTCGTGCTGTCCTCGGGATTTCTTGCCACCGATGTTTGCCCGGAGATTGTTGCCAGCAATCGGCAGCTTGTGCGACAGGCCGGGTATTCCATACTGCTGCTGCCTTCAGAAGATATCGATATTGCCACGCGCATTGTGGTTGAACGCCAGCTGGCGCGCGGTTTTGGCCTGGCCAGAGAAAAAGAAGAGGCGAAGTTCCGCCAGCGTTTTAAGGAGTATCGTGGATTAGCCGATTGCTGGGTGATTTCGTCTGAGAAGCCGGAGAGGGTTGCGGAGCGAGTGAGAGAGAAAGTGGTTGCGGGTTGCACAGGCCTACAGATAATCTCGGATCGCGTAGGCCGGGCAAGGCGCTAG
- a CDS encoding toxin-antitoxin system HicB family antitoxin → MSIISREKKPKGGGQSPQFKMRIDPALKEQLDAVAAEEGVSLASWLKELARSALKAKGIEPKG, encoded by the coding sequence ATGTCAATCATATCGCGCGAAAAAAAGCCAAAGGGTGGCGGTCAGTCACCGCAGTTCAAAATGCGCATTGATCCGGCATTGAAGGAACAGCTGGATGCTGTGGCTGCAGAAGAAGGGGTGAGTCTTGCAAGCTGGCTTAAAGAGTTGGCAAGAAGCGCGCTAAAAGCTAAAGGAATTGAACCGAAGGGCTGA